One segment of Candidatus Methylomirabilota bacterium DNA contains the following:
- a CDS encoding SDR family NAD(P)-dependent oxidoreductase: MMLKGKVAVVTGAARGIGREIAMLLARQGAQVVVNDYGGSEAGTGESRAPADEVVDEIKKAGGQAAANYDSVASMAGGQAIIKTALDAFGRIDIVVNNAGILRDRMIFNMTEEEWDGVINTHLKGAFAVTRAAAPIMREQKWGRFINMTSTSGLVGNIGQANYAAAKLGIVGLTKVTALDMARYNVTANCISPFAWTRMIGTIPTETEAQKARVEKIKKLSPAHIAPVAAFLATEQAKDITGQIFGVRGKEIMLFGHHRPLTRIHNDEGWTVEKLAEIFPGTLQHHLVPNVTSGQYFNYDPLV, translated from the coding sequence CCTCGCGCGCCAGGGGGCGCAGGTGGTGGTGAACGACTACGGCGGCTCCGAGGCGGGCACCGGCGAGTCGCGCGCCCCGGCCGACGAGGTGGTGGACGAGATCAAAAAGGCGGGCGGCCAGGCCGCCGCCAACTACGACTCGGTCGCCTCGATGGCGGGTGGGCAGGCGATCATCAAGACGGCGCTCGACGCCTTCGGCCGCATCGACATCGTCGTCAACAACGCCGGCATCCTCCGCGACCGGATGATCTTCAACATGACCGAGGAGGAGTGGGACGGCGTCATCAACACGCACCTGAAGGGCGCCTTCGCCGTGACGCGCGCGGCGGCGCCGATCATGCGCGAGCAGAAGTGGGGTCGCTTCATCAACATGACCTCCACCTCGGGGCTCGTCGGCAACATCGGCCAGGCGAACTACGCCGCGGCCAAGCTCGGCATCGTCGGGCTCACCAAGGTGACGGCCCTCGACATGGCGCGCTACAACGTGACGGCCAACTGCATCTCGCCCTTCGCCTGGACGCGGATGATCGGCACGATCCCGACGGAGACCGAGGCCCAGAAGGCGCGCGTGGAGAAGATCAAGAAGCTGTCGCCGGCCCACATCGCCCCCGTCGCCGCGTTCCTCGCGACCGAGCAGGCCAAGGACATCACCGGCCAGATCTTCGGCGTGCGGGGCAAGGAGATCATGCTCTTCGGCCACCACCGGCCCCTCACGCGCATCCACAACGACGAGGGCTGGACGGTCGAGAAGCTCGCCGAGATCTTCCCGGGCACGCTCCAGCACCACCTCGTGCCGAACGTGACGTCGGGTCAGTACTTCAACTACGACCCGCTCGTATGA
- the thrC gene encoding threonine synthase: MEKLNGLRCRECGRRYPATPVHVCEFCFGPLEVDYRYETLKGVVTRESIAAGPPSMWRYKDLLPVDGDVAVGHHVGFTPLIRARNLADELGCREVWIKNDSVCHPTWSFKDRVVSVAVTKAREFGFDTVACASTGNLANSVAAHAAEGRLKSYIFIPADLEQGKILATLVYSPTLVAVHGTYDEVNRLCSEIADKYHWAFVNVNFRPYYSEGSKTYGFEIVEQLGWRTPGHIVVPCAGGSLITKIWKAIKELKTLGLVDGPVETKMHAAQALGCGPIVTMIKNDTDVLVPVRPSTIAKSLAIGNPADGYYAYKTTKESGGYGEHTTDEEIIEGMLLLARTEGIFTETAGGVTVAATKKLIEAGVIPRDESIVVCITGNGLKTPDALYGRLEAHVKIKPSLSAFDKALADLKSQTA, encoded by the coding sequence ATGGAGAAGCTGAACGGTCTGCGCTGTCGCGAGTGCGGCCGCCGCTACCCCGCGACCCCCGTCCACGTCTGCGAGTTCTGCTTCGGTCCCCTCGAGGTCGACTACCGTTACGAGACGCTGAAGGGCGTCGTCACGCGCGAGTCGATCGCGGCCGGGCCGCCCTCGATGTGGCGGTACAAGGACCTCCTGCCGGTGGACGGCGACGTCGCGGTTGGCCACCACGTGGGCTTCACGCCGCTGATCCGCGCGCGGAACCTGGCCGACGAGCTCGGCTGCCGCGAAGTGTGGATCAAGAACGACTCGGTCTGCCACCCGACGTGGTCCTTCAAGGACCGCGTGGTCTCGGTCGCGGTGACGAAGGCGCGCGAGTTCGGCTTCGACACCGTGGCGTGCGCCTCGACGGGCAACCTCGCGAACTCGGTCGCGGCGCATGCCGCCGAGGGCAGGCTCAAGTCCTACATCTTCATCCCGGCCGACCTCGAGCAGGGGAAGATCCTCGCGACGCTCGTCTACAGTCCGACGCTCGTCGCGGTCCACGGCACGTACGACGAGGTCAACCGCCTGTGCTCCGAGATCGCGGACAAGTACCACTGGGCGTTCGTGAACGTGAACTTCCGCCCATACTACTCCGAGGGCTCGAAGACCTACGGCTTCGAGATCGTCGAACAGCTGGGCTGGCGGACCCCGGGCCACATCGTCGTCCCGTGCGCCGGCGGCTCGCTGATCACGAAGATCTGGAAGGCGATCAAGGAGCTCAAGACCCTCGGCCTCGTGGACGGCCCGGTCGAGACGAAGATGCACGCGGCCCAGGCGTTGGGCTGCGGGCCGATCGTCACGATGATCAAGAACGACACCGACGTCCTTGTGCCCGTCCGGCCGAGCACGATCGCCAAGTCGCTCGCGATCGGCAACCCCGCGGACGGGTACTACGCGTACAAGACGACGAAGGAGTCTGGCGGCTACGGCGAGCACACGACCGACGAGGAGATCATCGAAGGGATGCTCCTGCTCGCGCGGACGGAGGGCATCTTCACCGAGACGGCGGGCGGTGTGACGGTCGCCGCGACGAAGAAGCTCATCGAGGCGGGCGTGATCCCGCGCGACGAGTCCATCGTCGTCTGCATCACCGGCAACGGGCTCAAGACGCCGGACGCGCTCTACGGGCGGCTCGAGGCCCACGTGAAGATCAAGCCCTCGCTCTCGGCCTTCGACAAGGCTCTCGCCGACCTCAAGTCCCAGACGGCCTAG
- a CDS encoding MoaD/ThiS family protein has product MPVLVRIPTPLRSLTKGNAEIQAKGDTIDSLVSDLERQYPGLKERLLDESGELRRFINIYVNQEDIR; this is encoded by the coding sequence ATGCCGGTGCTCGTCAGGATCCCCACGCCGCTCCGCTCGCTCACGAAGGGCAACGCCGAGATCCAGGCCAAGGGCGACACCATCGACAGCCTCGTCTCCGATCTGGAGCGCCAGTATCCGGGCCTGAAGGAGCGCCTGCTCGACGAGTCGGGCGAGCTGCGGCGCTTCATCAACATCTACGTCAACCAGGAGGACATCCGG
- a CDS encoding alkaline phosphatase D family protein: MIRRLFLGLALALPLLAAGAASAAGLLVTVGEVTPTTAVVWARPSGDADVSVEARSATGGAAVKGAARASARRGDQTVKITLSGLAPATRYAYELKSAGETLRGEFVTAPAHDQAAPVRFLWSGDLGGGGFCRKIEGGYPIFRAMARQRPDFFLFVGDTIYGDVRCNRPGVVPGADFVARSLGEYRRRHLYQREEPAVQDFFKLTSVYAIWDDHEVRNNFSGPSEPLMPNGRRAFLDYWPIVPPEEEPTRLYRKFRWGRLLEVFVLDTRQYRSPNTQRDGPGKTMLGAAQRRWLVDNVTASTAVWKVVVSSVPLSIPTGKPEERDSWSNASVWGIPQEGGTGFAVERDTVLRRLRERDVKNLVFLVADVHHAELIRHHPTPEWSFHEFVAGPLSATMGRPRPLDQALNPRSLFARGGVYNFGEVTIEPRSLVVRLIAEDGSVLFTHTIGAE, translated from the coding sequence GTGATCCGACGACTCTTCCTGGGGCTCGCGCTGGCTCTTCCGCTGCTCGCGGCGGGCGCCGCCTCGGCGGCCGGCCTGCTGGTGACCGTCGGCGAGGTGACGCCGACGACCGCGGTCGTGTGGGCGCGGCCATCGGGCGACGCGGACGTTTCGGTGGAGGCTCGGTCGGCCACGGGCGGCGCCGCGGTCAAGGGGGCGGCCAGGGCGTCGGCGCGGCGCGGCGACCAGACCGTCAAGATCACGCTCTCCGGCCTCGCGCCGGCGACGCGCTACGCGTACGAGCTCAAGAGCGCGGGCGAGACGCTCCGGGGCGAGTTCGTGACGGCACCCGCCCACGACCAGGCGGCGCCCGTACGCTTCCTCTGGAGCGGCGACCTCGGCGGCGGGGGCTTTTGCCGGAAGATCGAGGGCGGCTACCCGATCTTCCGGGCGATGGCCCGGCAGCGACCCGACTTCTTCCTCTTCGTCGGCGACACGATCTACGGCGACGTCCGGTGCAACAGGCCCGGCGTCGTCCCGGGCGCGGACTTCGTCGCACGATCGCTCGGCGAGTACCGGCGCCGGCACCTCTATCAGCGCGAAGAGCCCGCGGTCCAGGACTTCTTCAAGCTGACCTCCGTCTACGCGATATGGGACGACCACGAGGTGCGCAACAACTTCTCGGGGCCGAGCGAGCCGCTGATGCCGAACGGACGCCGCGCGTTCCTCGACTACTGGCCGATCGTCCCGCCCGAGGAGGAGCCGACGCGGCTATACCGGAAATTTCGCTGGGGCCGGCTGCTCGAGGTCTTCGTCCTCGACACCCGCCAGTACCGGAGCCCCAACACGCAGCGCGACGGCCCCGGCAAGACGATGCTCGGCGCCGCCCAGCGCCGCTGGCTCGTGGACAACGTCACCGCGTCCACCGCCGTCTGGAAGGTGGTCGTCTCGAGCGTCCCGCTCTCGATCCCGACCGGGAAACCGGAGGAGCGGGACTCGTGGTCCAACGCGAGCGTCTGGGGCATCCCCCAGGAGGGCGGCACCGGCTTCGCCGTCGAGCGTGACACGGTCCTCCGCCGGCTCCGCGAGCGCGACGTGAAGAACCTCGTGTTCCTCGTCGCCGACGTGCACCACGCCGAGCTGATCCGCCACCACCCGACGCCGGAGTGGTCCTTCCACGAGTTCGTCGCCGGCCCGCTCTCGGCGACGATGGGTCGCCCGCGGCCGCTCGACCAGGCGCTCAACCCACGCTCGCTCTTCGCGAGGGGCGGCGTCTACAACTTCGGCGAGGTCACGATCGAGCCCCGGAGCCTCGTCGTGCGGTTGATCGCCGAGGACGGCTCGGTGCTCTTCACCCACACGATCGGCGCCGAGTAG